The sequence TACGACAAGGGCCGAACGATCGACCAGCCGACCCCTGAGCAGGGCGGAAATAGCGGACGGTCGTGAGGCAGCCGTGAGGCAAGCCGCCGCGTCGGACCCCGATCGGCCGCGTCCGAGCGCGTTGCCGATCCCTGGTCAGGACGTAGAAGAGGGGGGTCCACCCTGGTGGCGGACCCCCCTCGCCTTAACTGTCACACCCCCTCCTTATGGTCGTTGACATGCTCCGCATCGACTGTGACGACTGTGTGCTGCAAGAGACCGAGGCCTGCGGCGACTGCATCGTCAGCTACATCTGCTCACGAGAACCCGACGATGCCATCGTCATCGACGTGGCCGAGGCCCGTGCCCTCCGGCTGCTGTCGGGTGCCGGCCTCGTCCCTGAGCTGCGCCATGTGCGGCGCACTGGTTGAATGACGTGATGTCCCCGCCGACCGCCGTGCGTGCTCGTCGCGTCCCCGACGCGGCGGAGCTCGCCGACCTGGGCCGGGCGAGTGGCCTCGACGCGGTCGGGGTCACAGTCGCCGAGCCGTTCACATCCACCCGCCGCCACCTGGAGCGGCGCAAAGCCCAGGGCCTCCACGGCGGGATGGCGTTCACCTACCGGCAGCCGGCCCGCTCCAGCGACCCGTCCCGGGCGCTGCCCGACGCCCGAGCCCTGGTGGTGGGGGCCCGGTCGTACCTCCGGACGGCTCCTCCGGCGCCGGGGACGGACGACGGCCGGGCGGTGGGTGCGGTCGCCCGCTACGCCTGGACCGACTACTACGGCGAGCTGCGCGCGGCGCTCACGGTCGTGGCCCAACGGCTGCGCGACGAGGGCTGGCGCACCCGGGTGCTGGCCGACGACAACGCCCTCGTCGACCGGGAGGCGGCACGGCGGGCCGGCCTGGGCTGGTACGGCAAGAACGCCAACCTGCTGCTCCCCGGGCAGGGCAGCTGGTTCGTGCTCGGCTCGATCGTCACCGACGCTCCGCTGGTGCCGGCGGGGGCGGGGGGCAGCGACCCGGTGCCCGACGGCTGCGGCAGCTGCACCCGGTGCCTCGACGGCTGCCCCACCGGAGCGATCGTGGAGCCCGGTGTGGTCGACGCCCGCCGCTGCCTGGCCTGGCTGCTGCAGATGGAGGGCCCGTTCCCCCGGGAGCACCGGGCCGCCCTCGGCGACCGCATCTACGGCTGCGACGACTGCCAGGAGGTCTGTCCCCCCAACCGCCGCACCGCCCGCCACTCACTCCCCGAGGCCGGCGGGGAGGTCGAGGCGGAGGTCGATCTGTTGGGCATGTTGGGGACCACCGACGAGGAGCTGCTGGCGCGGCACGGGCGCTGGTACGTCGCTCGGCGGCAGGCCCGGTACCTGCGGCGCAACGCCCTGGTGGTGCTGGGCAACGTGGGCGATCCGGGTCGGCCCGAGGTCGTGGAGGCCGTGCGGACGGCGTTGGCCGACGACGATCCCCTCGTCCGGGGGCATGCCGTGTGGGCGGCGCGGCGGATGGGTCGGGCCGACCTGGTGATGCCCGACGACGACGATCCGTTCGTGCGGGAGGAGCTGGCGGCTCCGGTGGAGGTGCGGTCGTGACCCACCTGCTGGTCACCAACGACTTCCCGCCGAAGCTGGGCGGCATCCAGACCTACCTGTGGGAGCTGTGGCGGCGGCTCGACCCCTCGACCTTCACCGTGCTCACCACGCCCTACGAGGGCGCGGCCGAGTGGGACGCGGCGCAGCCGTTCGCCGTGGAGCGGGTGCGCGAGAAGGTCCTGCTCCCGAGGCCGTCGCTGGTCCGGCGGGTCGACGAGCTGGCCCGTCGCACGGGGGCCGGTCTGGTGCTGCTCGATCCAGCGCTGCCCGTCGGGCTGATCGGGCCGCATCTGGAGACCCCCTACGGCGTGGTGCTCCATGGCGCCGAGGTGACCGTGCCGGGGCGGCTGCCCGGCGGCCGGCAGGCGTTGGCCCGGGTGCTGCGAGGCGCCCGGGAGGTGGTGGCGGCCGGCGGCTACCCGGCCGCCGAGGCCGAACGGGCGGCGCGGCGCTCGCTGCCGGTCACGGTGGTGCCTCCGGGCGTCGACGTCGAGCGGTTCGTGCCGCTGTCCGACGCCGAGCGGCGGGCGGCCCGAGCCCGGTTCGGGCTCCCGGAGGAGGGCCGGCTGGTGGTCAGCCTGAGCCGGCTGGTGCCCCGCAAGGGCATGGACGTCCTCGTCGAGGCGGCGTCGCAGCTGGGGGGCGACCGTACCGACCTGACCGTGGCGATCGGGGGGTCCGGCCGCGACCGCAGCCGGCTGGAACGGTTGGTGGCCCGCACGGGCGCTCCCGTGCGGCTCCTCGGGCGGGTGCCCGATGCCGACCTTCCCGCGCTGTACGGCGCCGCCGACGTCTTCGCCATGCTCTGCCGCAACCGTTGGGCCGGCCTCGAGCAGGAGGGCTTCGGCATGGTCTTCCTGGAGGCGGCGGCCTGCGGCGTGCCGCAGGTGGCCGGCGACAGCGGGGGAGCGGCCGAGGCCGTCGAGGACGGCGTGACCGGCCTGGTGGTCGCCGAACCGGACGAGCCGCGGGCGGTCGCGGCGGCGCTGGTCCGCCTGCTCGACGACCCGGAGCTGTGCCAGCGGATGGGTCGGGCGGCCCGGGCGCGAGCCGTCGCCGACCTCTCGCACGACGTGCTCGCCGAGCGTCTCGGCAAGGTCCTGGCGAGGTGGTGATCCCGAGGTGACGGTGGCGTGAGGGTGAGAGGCCGCAGCGAAGTGAGGTACTAGGGTCGCGGCCGATGGTTGACCAGGCGAC is a genomic window of Acidimicrobiales bacterium containing:
- the queG gene encoding tRNA epoxyqueuosine(34) reductase QueG, encoding MSPPTAVRARRVPDAAELADLGRASGLDAVGVTVAEPFTSTRRHLERRKAQGLHGGMAFTYRQPARSSDPSRALPDARALVVGARSYLRTAPPAPGTDDGRAVGAVARYAWTDYYGELRAALTVVAQRLRDEGWRTRVLADDNALVDREAARRAGLGWYGKNANLLLPGQGSWFVLGSIVTDAPLVPAGAGGSDPVPDGCGSCTRCLDGCPTGAIVEPGVVDARRCLAWLLQMEGPFPREHRAALGDRIYGCDDCQEVCPPNRRTARHSLPEAGGEVEAEVDLLGMLGTTDEELLARHGRWYVARRQARYLRRNALVVLGNVGDPGRPEVVEAVRTALADDDPLVRGHAVWAARRMGRADLVMPDDDDPFVREELAAPVEVRS
- a CDS encoding glycosyltransferase family 4 protein, with the protein product MTHLLVTNDFPPKLGGIQTYLWELWRRLDPSTFTVLTTPYEGAAEWDAAQPFAVERVREKVLLPRPSLVRRVDELARRTGAGLVLLDPALPVGLIGPHLETPYGVVLHGAEVTVPGRLPGGRQALARVLRGAREVVAAGGYPAAEAERAARRSLPVTVVPPGVDVERFVPLSDAERRAARARFGLPEEGRLVVSLSRLVPRKGMDVLVEAASQLGGDRTDLTVAIGGSGRDRSRLERLVARTGAPVRLLGRVPDADLPALYGAADVFAMLCRNRWAGLEQEGFGMVFLEAAACGVPQVAGDSGGAAEAVEDGVTGLVVAEPDEPRAVAAALVRLLDDPELCQRMGRAARARAVADLSHDVLAERLGKVLARW